In Peromyscus eremicus chromosome X, PerEre_H2_v1, whole genome shotgun sequence, the sequence CAGTTTTTCAGTTGTTTTAAATGTTGATTTATATGCTCAAATGATAGTATTAGGATCTATAGAGTTAATCAAGCCTTTACAATTAGGTCATCATATTTCCTTTTTATCCATTTTCCCATAGCTACTAGGAAATTTATAAATGTGACCCTTACAATTTTTGGACAGTACTGACCTAGAGTCTATCTTGTGAAGGTTCATAAATTTCAATCTCATGTTACAATTGACTTTTGGCCTAGAAGTCTTGCTGTAGTGCTgtctttcttgtttatttccccaccttggtctgctctTGGTAAGGATGAAATCCTTAGATTATTGTTCCATTTACCACCCGAATCTTAGAGTTCATTCTATCTTCCCAAAGTTAATGATTTTGTGTAGAAGGTTTTCAGTGAAATAGTACTGCAGATCCTCTGGAAGGTTCTTACAAGGTATTTGCTCCAACACCAAATGGAACAAAGCAAAGGGCAATAAGGAATCCCAGTAGCCGAGTTGACAGTAGCTCTGTCTCCTCAAGGGAGAAGTTTGTGGTAGGGGATAGAGTGGgattggtgctggagaaggtatTAGATCCGTTTCCTTCTTGCTTTGTCTTTGTCACGATGTTGCCGGCCTGTGTTTCTACAGACTGACTCCTAAGATTGGCTTCCCTTGGAGTGAAATCAGGAATATCTCCTTCAATGATAAGAAGTTTGTCATCAAGCCTATTGACAAAAAAGCCCCGGTAGGTGATTCCTCCTCCTGACTGTGCATGACGGGTTTGGGCCAAGGCTTCGATAATTTTCAGAACAAACACGCTGCTggatttgtctgtctgtccattttcTGTGGTGTATAACTTGCACACAACAGAACAAGAAGGTACAAATGGAAAGCAAAATGTCGGAGGAAGCTGATGCTGAGAAGTGTCAGGCGGTATCCTTTATTTGGTTCCTGTTATCCAACCCCCTTCGTGAGTGAGGTGAGCTACAGGCAGTCTTATGTGCCGCTGCCTTGCCATTACCCCACTGTCCTGAGTCCCCAAAATGGACTCTTCACGTGTACTTGGCTCATGGTTAGTTGTGGAAAAAAGGCAGAGCCAGAAGTTCAAATCCAAAGGTGACATTACAAATTTAccttgtaaaatgttttataaaagaagattaaatatttactttatacGCATTTCTttacccatctttttttttttttttttggtttttcgagacagggtttctctgtgttgctttacgcctctcctggaactcacttggtagcccaggctggcctcgaactcacagagatccgcctgggtctgcctcccgagtgctgggattaaaggcgcgcgccaccaccgcccggcctacccatcagtttttaagacaaagtttcaCTCTAGCCCAGCCTGGCCATAACTTAAAGTAACCCTCAGGCTTCAGCCcctcagtgctagaattacatACGTCTATTACCATATCTTCTAAAATGTGCccttttattattacatttaacttattaatttatttagtatgtgataataataattaaaaagagatcatgaatttttttttttttggttttttgagacagggtttctctgtgtagctttgtgcctttcctgcctttcctgggactcacttggtagcccaggctggtttcgaactcacagagatccacctgcctctgcctcccgagtactgggattaaaggcgtgcaccaccaccgcccgacacaAGATCATGAATTTTGGGGAGGCACACAATTAGGTTGGCGTGATGGAGGTAAAGTGCTCATGTATGTAGTTctccataaaataaaaagctagATGAAATCAAAGGCTTTTTTAAACAAGTAACAATCAAGATATTTGATATTTAAGAAATTCAGATATTTGTGCACTTATATCTTGCTTTCTTATAACTAGAACACACTTTTCAGAGATTATAGAAATGGTTTAGACACCCATGATGTACCTATTGACTAGCGTATTACCTATCTTATAGGAGGCCCTTTTACATTCATTTGAGAACTCTCGTTAGACGTCTAGGTAGAGACACGTGACATTGTCTGCTCCCTTAAGAGTTGATTCAGGCGGGCCAGTCAGTCACCTTAAGCTAAGGTAAAGAAGTAGTAGGAATACTTATCTCTTTCCTGAGATAGTGTACTTGTCCTTCCCTGAGTTCCTACCCCATAGTTTAGTTCTTATTGGTTGCCATGAGGTTCTGTTGGATGTGCTTATCGTACTGTATGCTGACGCGGAAAACAGaactcctcccttttcttcttgtcGGTGGTTTTGTTTCAAATGCTGACCAGAATCTAAGTATGCTTTCTCTGGGGCTTTGGGCCTTTTCACACTTTGTGTAAAGATCTCCCCGCCATGTGGCTGACTTCCATATTGGCTTAACCCGAGGTCATGGCCCTCTTAAGCTCCCACCTGTGAATCAATAATAAActtattttgaaaactgaaaaaaatattgtAGCAGAAAAAGACACTTCTGATGAAGTATTTTAGGGTGCTTtattaaaaagatttctttttcagttttccatgtttattttgtgtgaagGGGTTGAAAGGATAAGTATCCCATGATGCACATGTGaagttcagaggacagcttgctagAATTGGTTTTCTTTCTCTATGCTGTTTTCGGGCTTGGTCCAGGCACCTTTACTTCCTGAGCcatccatcttgctggcccctggcTGCTTTTCATGGCCAGAActggagaaaagagcaccagTGTCTAAGATAAGAATCATAGGTTCTAGTCTCTAGTCTGCCAGTATCCTGACAACCGACTCTGGGAAAAATCATTTCCTTACTCTGGTAACTAGTATTCCCACTGGAATGCAAATGATTGGATTGCATAGTCTTTCCAGTATTTTTGACTTTAGCATTACAGAAGCCAGAAGGTCGCTTTCACCTTTTCCTCAAAAGttcaaatttttaaacatttattattttattactggtgtgtatgtgcatgtatgggtTTACTCGAGGACTTAcgtgagccatcttgtcagccctaaAGACTCAACTGCTGATTTCCCTCCAGGACTTTGTGTTCTATGCTCCCCGGCTTCGGATTAACAAGAGGATCTTGGCCCTGTGCATGGGGAATCATGAGCTGTACATGCGTCGGCGTAAGCCTGACACCATTGAGGTTCAGCAGATGAAGGCCCAGGCCCGGGAGGAGAAGCACCAGAAGCAGATGGAGCGGTAGGTGCTAGAGTGTTGGAGTTAGGACGGCTGCTGTGGTAAGGAACTTGCTAAGAGGTTCCTAGACGGCTTAGGGCGTCAAATCAGCCCAAGACCAGGACTTGTGAACTGTGGAGGGGAGGAAACCTCATGTATTCAGTTTCAGCTCAGACATTTTTGCTTCTTAAAAACAGGCATCAGAAGTGTAGGCTTTCAAAGGTTACAGGAGGGAGGAACCTCttccagtactctccccctccattgcctccccacccacccccagtctacCTGagaaatctgttctatttcctctttccatGGAGATCCAAGCATACCCCCTTGAGCtcttcttgttacttagcctctctgggtctgtggattgtagcatagttttcctttactttacagctaaaagccacttacgagtgagtacatacaatgtttgtctttctggatctgggttacctcactcaggatgattttttctagatccatccattttccttcaaatttcatgatgtcattgtttttaacagctaagtaatactccattgtgtaaatgtgtcacattttttttatccattgtttagttgagggacatctaggttgtttccaggttctggctattacaaataaagctgctatgaagatagttaagcatgtgtccttgtgataggatggagcatcctttgggtatatgtttaagagtggtatagctgggtcttgaggtagatcgattccagttttctgagaaaccaccatattggtttccaaagtggctatagaTGTTTACACTTCCACAAAGGTCCtgcaagttcagggccagtcaGGAAtaaatagtaagaccctgtcttaaataatgaaaataaaaataaaaatgagcgtatatttttttctcacatagaaCCCGGTTCtaatacatatagatatatatttgtgtgtcaaccttaattatgtgtgtgtatatatgtatatatgtatatatatgtgtacatgtgtatgtctgtgtatgtgtatctgtttgtgacacacacacacacacacacacacacacacacacacacaaaactaaggTTGACTTTTCCCCTCAACACGGGTTTGGACTCAAAGTCCTGTGAATgtcaggcaagtactctatcactgagctattttGACAGCCCAGAGTTCCCATTTATTAAGAGAAAAAATTGCCAAGATTTTGGGAGCAGTTTACTAAACTAGAACATACCCTGTAGGACCTCACAATCTAGtaagaaagagaatgaaggaaatACATATACGCATATGCTCACACTGTCTTACTTACATAGTCTTGAGGTACAAAAGCCATGTCATTCATTcccttaaatatttattgagcagtgAAAAAATGGTGAAACATTCCTCATCTTATGAAGCTGTCATTCTTGTAggagaatgttttttttttttaaagacagggtttctctgtgtagcactgatggtcctggaactcactctgtagaccaggctggccttgaacttagagatctgcctgtccctgcctcccaagtgctgggattaaaggtgtgcgccaccaccacttatCATTCTAGTAGGAGAAGACAGCTAAAATAAACACATTGCTCAGCATATGCAGTAGTGAAAAGTGCTATGAAAAAGTGTGTGCCAAGTATTCTGAAAGGTCTAAGAGTGAAGACATGTAGCCAAGGTCTTAGTATGCTTCCTAGTGGGTAGAGggatggctccgcagttaagagcacttgctgctcttgcagaaaacccaggttcggttcccggcacccacctggcagctttCAACCATCTAACTCTACTTCTAGGGGATCTGGTACCTTCTTCTAgactctgtgggtactgcatgtaTGTTGTGCACTtatatacacacaggaaaaacacacataaaataaaaattaataaagcctttttaaaaaatgcttcctTAAATAGGTAGCGAGGCCAGAAAAAGCAAATACGTATTCTCTATCGGCAGCAAAATCTGTAAAGGGAACCTGAAGCTAAGGTTTAAGGCAAGCAAAGTTAGCCTTAGCTGTAGACTTGAAGCAAAACAGGCCAGTTCGCCTTGCTATAAAGCTACAAGGCAGAGTGCAAAAGTTAGTAAATCATTTTCCAgatggaaggttgagaacaagaGCAAAGCCATCTAATCTAGTTGGTTACCTGCAGTACCAGCATTCCCGTTTCGGTCTCACGAATTCCAGGTAAATGGACTGAGCATGGAAATCTATGCAGGGCCATGATTATGGACGAAATGGAGAGTGTTCCTTGTTCCCAAGTTCTGCCTTATGTTGGGAGGGTGGGGACTAACAGACACAGGTCCTGGATTTCCTCCAGATTCCATGCAACCTTGCTAGTCTGCTAACATCTTTCCTTCGCTGTTCTAGGGCTCTGctggaaaatgagaagaagaagcgtgagcttgcagagaaagagaaggagaagattGAACGGGAGAAGGAAGAGCTGATGGAGAAGCTGAAGCAGATCGAGGAGCAGACTAAGAAGGCTCAGCAAGGTGAGGCTTGGAGTCACTGTGGAGGCTGAGTTTCCccagaacaccccccccccaccccgaacTGCAGAACAAGACTTAGGCCAGGTGTGGCCACGGAGTAGGTCAGGAATTTATCAAGAAAAGTTCTTGGAACTACTGTGCTCTGAAGGGGAGATTTCCCAGGAAGCAAGTTAGTAGGCCATCTGCATCTGTAAGCCCTCCATcaactttctccttttctacTAGAACTGGAAGAACAGACCCGCAGGGCCCTAGAACTTGAGCAGGAACGGAAACGGGCCCAGAGTGAGGCTGAAAAACTGGCCAAGGAGCGCCAAGAAGCTGAAGAAGCCAAGGAGGCCCTGCTGCAGGCTTCTCGGGACCAGAAGAAGACCCAGGAACAGCTGGTAAAGTGACATCCTGGGCTGGTGTGTGCCTGCGTTTTTCTTGTTTGGCCCTCTATGGGTTTATAAATTCCTTTGCCTGTGTAACGGCGTCTTTCTAGCTTGTTTGTATCTCAAAGGTCTCCAAGAGTTCATTCAAAAGCAAGCCAAAGTATCACTAGTACAACCCACAGTCTTCCGTAGCCCttgaattttatttactttctttctggttttttttcttttttctttatcaagacagggtttctctttgtagttttggtgcctgtcctggatctcactctgtagaccaggctggcctcgaactcacagagatctgcctggctctgcctcccaagtgctgggattaaaggcatgtgctaccactgcccggcttatttacttttttaatagTGATCTGATCCCGTAAcctaagaaaggaaaaggaagattaTCTATCACATGTTGCTTTAGCTACATTTcctctttccttgctttcttctgtttctttcctcaGTAGCCCTATGGAATTAAACCCCATACAGAATAATGTGACTAGACAAGGAACTTGAGAATCATGGAGGCTGAGAGACTTGTCAAAGGTTACAGCTGTGTTTGATGAAGGATTATaaccctttctgtctctatcgGAAAGATTCCCTCCCTGACATCATGTACAAAAGTAGGGTTCTGTGACTTGGATGTTAAGAATCTAGGGCCAAATTTCCTTAATATAGTCCCTTCCCTTGTAATATTGGGGGGCTAGTATCTCTCAGGAAAAAGATGCCATGAGAAATTTGCTCAAGGGATAAGCAGATGTATAAACTTTTCCCATTGTATAAATTGCCTTGTGATATTAGTATTTATTTGTTCTGGTAGCAATCTTGGTGGAGTCCTAAGACAGCAGTGAAGCATTTGCTACTTCAGGCACTGACTTCCAAGCTTTGCTGTGGCCTCACTGCATGTACATTTGGCGACATTAAGAGGGGACGAGGGAAAGAAGAGGGCCAGAGATGACCACTTGTCTGCCTTAAGGAGGCCTGGAGTCCAGGAGGGGAGCTGTGACTTATGAAGGTGTAAAGGGTGGAGTAATTTGGTTAAGAGTCACTAGGGCAACAAGAAATGGAACAGCCAATTACCGGCCAGGTCCACAgaggaactggggttacaggcatctGGCCTCTGAAAACCCAAATGTCAAGCCCTTACAGGCTTCTAATATGCTTATAGGCTTCAGAAATGGCAGAGCTGACATCACGGATCTCTCAGTTGGAGATGGCCCGGAAGAAGAAGGAGAGTGAAGCTGTGGAATGGCAGCAAAAGGTGAGACACAGAATCCAGAGCAAAGCATTATGGGAAAGTGTGCTATATGTGTATATTCCAATTCTTACATTTCTTAGATTCAGACTCCTCGCTTTTTAGacaaacaccttttttttttctttttacagttttTATGGGAGAAGGTGCTCAAAGGTTTCTCAAATACTTTAGAATTCCCCAATACCCGTGGGAAGTTGATACAATCActcttattttcaattaaaaaaatctccGGATCAAGCTAATAAAACCATTTGTCCTAACTGGTCTCTTACTAGACATGTCTTTCTAGGTGTGGTTAGGTTACCACAAGTTACCTGATCTGACTGCCAGTCCTTCTCTTTCTGTTACTGGACAGGCCCAAATGGTACAGGAGGACTTGGAGAAGACTCGTGCTGAGCTGAAGACTGCCATGAGTACCCCTCACGTGGCGGAGCCTGCTGAGAATGAACAGGATGAACAGGATGAGAATGGGGCAGAGGCCAGTGCTGACCTGCGGGCTGATGCTATGGCCAAGGACCGCAGTGAAGAGGAGCGTACCACTGAGGCAGAGAAGAATGAGCGTGTGCAGAAGCATCTTAAGGTATCCAGGCAGGGCCAACAGGTCTAGGAGACTGCGTAATGACTTAATAGCTCGTGACCTTTAGAGCTAGGGTGTACAAGCTGTAGCCTGTGCCAGTGATGAATAGGAGTCTAGGACTATGGAAACTTGAAGGGAAGACAATTTCTCTTACTAATCACACCCAAGAGCATGTCATTTagctcccttctacttcctgctcCCTTCTTATATTCAGGAAATATCTAGCTAACTAGATTACTACTTGAATATTTGGAATATTATTCTGATTGTTCTACTCTCAAGGGATAGCCATCATTAATCCATCCTACACTGTGTGTATGTGGCGCATGCTcgtgagtgtgcatgtgcgtaTGGTTTATGTGGgttggaaagaggagagaaaaataaaaaagaagagaaatctgATCAAAGAAGTGGAACTGAAATGAGAGGAAGCCATTGACACCTGACCTCTTGCATCCTCACAGGCCCTTACTTCAGAGCTGGCCAATGCCCGAGATGAGTCCAAGAAGACTGCCAATGACATGATCCATGCTGAGAACATGCGACTGGGACGAGACAAATACAAGACGCTGCGCCAGATCCGGCAGGGCAATACCAAACAGCGCATTGATGAGTTTGAGTCCATGTAGTGGGCATTCAGCTTTTAGGGACCCCTCCTCCTTCTGCCTTGTCCCCACACTCCTGTAGTTTTGCCTAACTAACACTGTGCTGGAGCCACTAACTAGAAAAGCCTTGGAGCCATGCCAAGCATTCAGTATAGCCATGGGACCAAATTAGCCCTTCAGTCCCCCCACTCAGATCCCTGGGCAAACAAACGGCCCACTGTGGTGCCAATGgagtctccttctccttctctgtcatAGTCAACCTCGCTTTCTAGAATAGATCATACTGCCCCAGCTCAGAGGCTCACTCCTTTTGATTTGACAAGCACTCCCCACCCACACTTACTGTTTTCCTCTGGGACTTAAGTGTGAAATAGGTTGATAGCTAGCTCCCATCCCTTGCCTTTTTCTTCTGAATCCTATCATTTGCAAAGTTAGGGTGTTGTGTGGTTTAGGGACAGAATTAAGGCCTTGACTCCATCATTTAGTATGTCAACTGAGCTAGGATTTGGCCTGTTAATGTCCATCCCTTTTAGAGTTATTTAGGCTTTGCAATGATTTCTTCTACCTCCCATATTGGGCCTATTACAAATTCAGTCCCAATAAGCCTTGTCCCTGTGTTTAGGGACCCAGTTTCTAATCAAGGAGGAATAAAGGGATGAAGGAAACAGTGCATTCTAACAACTTAGAAAGTCTCTTGCCACTGTGCATCTTGGGAGCCTTTCTTCTATCAAGTTAGGGCCATGGGTAGGGCTACCCCCATGTTAACTCATGTTCCTGGTTTCATCTCAGAATCTGTCCCTGTCCTCTCAGTCTCCAGATCTCTTCCAGCTAGGACAGAGAGGACGAGTAACCCTAAACCTAGCTAGTTGCATTTGAAGCTCTTGCCACAAAGGGAGAAATGTTTATACCTGGCTTTAGTATTTTTCCCTGCCAGGAGTTCTAAACTcctctttcccccaccccagaGCTAATTGGCCCactgttcctgcttcacagacacACATCATGACAAGTAAGAGTTGCTCTTGTCTTTCAGTCACCCAGTAATCCTTCCTCATCTTACCAAGTCCAAAGTGGTGAGTGGGCCCCGCTTCTGACAACCCTCTAACCCAGGTCTCATCCCTAGTTGTACTGTCCCTTGGAGCTACATATGGAAAGCTGCTGGCTATTCCGGTCTTGTCCCTTCACACCCCCACACCCTTTTCTCCACTTTGGAGcagctgcttcctcctctgtGTCACAAGTGTGCTCTTCTAATTTTTACCAGTATTATATATTCTAGTGATATCTAACTCGATAttgattttgacttttttttttgctaatgcACTATTAGAGATACTAGTCTTGggacaggattattttagcttcATTATTTTTACTACCCCCAACCCCATGTCTGGGAAGTATATACTATATTAGAAAATGATATTTTGCCAAAAACAATATGTAAGAAGACTTCAGTATTAGTGATTTACCTGTCACTATAGGTCATTCAATCCATTTAAAATGTACTtaatatttggttttattgtTCCTGTTTGCCTTTTCCCCAGGGTTCAGTCCCCCAAAGGCTGTATTGTCCCTCCATGCAGTACCCCTAGCCCAGAGCCTCCCTCAGCCCATGCCCCTTCTACTTCACCTTGGGGAATCTTATATGCATTGCTGTGAATTATATTGACACTTGGTGAGCTGCCCTATATTGGCTAAATTCAAACCTGGAATTGTGGGGGCAATCTAGCTGCATTAAGGGCAATAACCCACCCCCACAGAGACTGGGGAGAAGGTTAGAATTTttattcaggttttttttgtgtatttttgttttttaaataattgttttgGAGGGGTTTATGCTCAATCTGTGTTCTATTTCAGTGCCAATAAAATTTAGGAAGACTTCACTGTGACTCGGTCTTTCTTTCTGCGTATTTCAttgtagtttctggtccccaGGCTCCCTTTCTATCTTTTATCTCATTTTACTTTGATTTAAGTTCTAGTGGAAGGAGGAATGTAGTTATCCTCATTTTAATAGGAAGCCATGCCTTTAAAGACCACCGAAACAAGAGTAGCCAGCTGAGgtcctgaggttacaggtgtggtAGAACTGGCAGATCTGTTCTTTTTGTGCTACTTCATGCCATGTTTTCCGGTATGGGTTGGAGAGACAGATCAGCTGGTAAAGGCTAAGGCTCACAACCCAGTTGTTTGGTGTGGCTATGGGACCTGTCTTAACCAGGTGATACTCCTAGACTTTCTTGGCAGTGGAGCATTGGAGCTTTGAGGCCATGTAAGCCAGGTTGGCCTTAACTTCAAGGCCCTCTTGCTTTTGTCTCcgcagtgctgagattacaggcatgtgccagcaaGCGTGGTTAGGCTCCTTATCTCTGGCACACCCCTGGGAGGGACAGCCCGTTCTGCCTCCTTGTCTGGAAGATGACTGACTCCTCTTGCTCCctacctcccttcctttactgcaCTGCCAATAAAAGACAGGGAAACTATCTTGGGTCTTGTTACAGAAGGTGGTTGAAGATGTTGAATGAAGGCTGATATTATGTGGTACTTTGGAGTTTATAAAGCATGTAAATTCCTTAGCTTAGATATGGCTATCTTCATGttgcagatgaagaaattgaggtcCAGAAAACATTCTAGACTTTCTTGGCCCTGACATTCCCACTTGTTCCCGTCTTGGGAAAGTAAAAATTTGGAAGGAAAATTAATTTATCACACCCACATTTTAAATTCTCACAACAATCCCTTGGCAACTTGTCTGCTAAGTATAATCCTTTAGAGactaatttttcaaatattagaAAAGTTTTAGCTTTTGAGGCAAA encodes:
- the Msn gene encoding moesin, coding for MPKTISVRVTTMDAELEFAIQPNTTGKQLFDQVVKTIGLREVWFFGLQYQDTKAFSTWLKLNKKVTAQDVRKESPLLFKFRAKFYPEDVSEELIQDITQRLFFLQVKEGILNDDIYCPPETAVLLASYAVQSKYGDFNKEVHKSGYLAGDKLLPQRVLEQHKLNKDQWEERIQVWHEEHRGMLREDAVLEYLKIAQDLEMYGVNYFSIKNKKGSELWLGVDALGLNIYEQNDRLTPKIGFPWSEIRNISFNDKKFVIKPIDKKAPDFVFYAPRLRINKRILALCMGNHELYMRRRKPDTIEVQQMKAQAREEKHQKQMERALLENEKKKRELAEKEKEKIEREKEELMEKLKQIEEQTKKAQQELEEQTRRALELEQERKRAQSEAEKLAKERQEAEEAKEALLQASRDQKKTQEQLASEMAELTSRISQLEMARKKKESEAVEWQQKAQMVQEDLEKTRAELKTAMSTPHVAEPAENEQDEQDENGAEASADLRADAMAKDRSEEERTTEAEKNERVQKHLKALTSELANARDESKKTANDMIHAENMRLGRDKYKTLRQIRQGNTKQRIDEFESM